A region of the Conyzicola lurida genome:
GGTCGCCCGCCAGCTCTCCGCGGGGGAACGCGCCGGCCTCGTCGACAACGCGCGCCGCTACGCCGAAATCAGCCCCGCCCACCGAGCGGCGAACGGCGGCTGAACGGGGTCGGCGGTGTGACGTAGCCTGAGCAGGCCGCTTCAGGGCACACCCCGACCCGCAAGGAACCACCCGTGACGTCTCTCGCGCCCGCCGGCCGCTACTCCGACTGGCAGCCCGCCCCCGTGCAACTCGTGGTCTCCGACCTCGACGGCACGTTCCTGGGAACGACGGAGACACCGTCGACGACGGTCACGGATGCCGCGGCCGCCCTAGTCGCAGCCGGTATCCGTTTCTCGTTCGCCACGGGGCGTCTGCCCGCCGGACTCCCCGACCTTGCCGAACTCGCTGCCGGCCCGCACATCGTGCACAACGGTGCCCAGGTCGTCGAACAGTCGCCGGCCGGCCACGCGACCACCTTCTCCCTCGCCCCGGAACAGGCGACGCTGCTGGCCGCGGTCTGCCGCCGGTACGACGTCTACGCCGAGTTCTACACCGAGGCGGGGTTCTACGTCACCAGCCGCGACCCGCTGGCCGACGGCGCGTGGGAGCTGATGATGGGCAGCCCGATCGGCATCGTCACCGACGAGGTCATCGCGGCCACGACGATCCTCAAGGCCACCATCGCCGACTACACCGGAGTGCACACCCCGGCGCTCATGGTCGAGATCGCCGCGATCGGACTCGCCGGCGAGGAGTCGACCGCACCCGCCCTGCCCGACGCCGTGTTCATCAACGCGACGGCGCCCGGCGTCTCGAAGGGCGCCACCCTCCGCTGGCTCTGCGACCGGCTCGGCATCCCTCTTGCCGCGGTCGCCGCGATCGGCGACGGCCGCAACGACTCGTCGATGTTCCAGATCGTCGGCACCGCGATCGCGATGGGCAGCGCCCCCGACGACGTCGTGGCACTCGCGCACTTCGTCGCGCCCGACGTGTTCGACGACGGTGCCGCCGTCGCGATGCGGGCGCTGCTCGAGGCCCGCGCGGACGACGCGGCCTGACTAGACCGCTCGGCCTGGCTAGCCGACCAGGTGCTGCACGAAGACGTGCGGCGTGAAACCGGTGAGGTCGTTGACGCCCTCGCCCTGCCCGATGAGCTTGATCGGGATGCCGGTGCGCTCCTGCACGGCGAGCACGAACCCGCCCTTGGCCGACCCGTCGAGCTTGGTGATGACGAGTCCGGTGACACCGGCGCTCTCGATGAACGCCTCGGCCTGGGCGACGCCGTTCTGCCCGGTGGTCGCGTCGAGCACGAGCAGCACCTCGGCGATCTCGGTCTGCTTCTCGATCACGCGGCGGATCTTGCCGAGCTCGTCCATGAGCCCGCTCTTGGTCTGGAGGCGGCCGGCCGTGTCGATGATGGCGATCTCGATGCCCTCGCGCTGGGCGCGTTCGACTGTTTGGAAGGCGACGGATGCCGGATCCTGGCGCTCCTGCTGCGGTCGCACGATCTCGGCCCCGCCGCGTTTCGCCCAGGTGGCGAGCTGCTCCACGGCAGCCGCGCGGAACGTGTCCGCCGCCCCGACGACGACGGTGCGGCCGAGGGTGGTGAGGAACTTGGCGAACTTGCCGATGGTCGTGGTCTTGCCGACGCCGTTGACGCCGACGACCAGCACCACGGCGGGACGCGCGGAGAGATGGAGCGTGGGATCGTGTTTGGCGAGGCGTTCTTCGAGGCTCTCGCGCAGCATCCGCCGCAGGTCTTCGGGGTCTGTCGTCTTGAATCTGGCGACGCTGGCCCGGAGTTCGTCGACGATCGATTCGGTGATGTCGGGGCCGAAGTCGGCGACGAGCAGGGCGTCCTCGAGCTGCTCCCACGTGGTGTCGTCGATCGTGGGGCGTGCGAACATGCCGCGCAGAGCGTTGCCGAGCGACCAGGGATTCGAGCGTTCAGCCATGTGCCGATTCTACCGACGCGAGCGCGAGGGGCCGCGCCAGCTAGTCTGGCCCACACGACACTCACCCGGGGGAACCGATGACCGTGCAGACTCTCAGGCCTCAAGCGCCGCCGCTCTCGCAGTACGGCGTGGGCGTGCTCGCCCTCGTCGCGATCGTGATCGTCGCCAGCCTGTCGTACGACGACGCCCTGCTCGCCTTCTTCTGGTTCGGCGCGGGGACGCTCGTGCTGATCGCCGTGGTCGCCGTGTTCCTCGCGCTCCACCGGCAGAACTCGTCGATCTCGCTGGAGCCCGGCGCGGTCTGGCACCGCAGCCTGTTCGGGCG
Encoded here:
- a CDS encoding HAD hydrolase family protein, coding for MTSLAPAGRYSDWQPAPVQLVVSDLDGTFLGTTETPSTTVTDAAAALVAAGIRFSFATGRLPAGLPDLAELAAGPHIVHNGAQVVEQSPAGHATTFSLAPEQATLLAAVCRRYDVYAEFYTEAGFYVTSRDPLADGAWELMMGSPIGIVTDEVIAATTILKATIADYTGVHTPALMVEIAAIGLAGEESTAPALPDAVFINATAPGVSKGATLRWLCDRLGIPLAAVAAIGDGRNDSSMFQIVGTAIAMGSAPDDVVALAHFVAPDVFDDGAAVAMRALLEARADDAA
- the ftsY gene encoding signal recognition particle-docking protein FtsY — its product is MAERSNPWSLGNALRGMFARPTIDDTTWEQLEDALLVADFGPDITESIVDELRASVARFKTTDPEDLRRMLRESLEERLAKHDPTLHLSARPAVVLVVGVNGVGKTTTIGKFAKFLTTLGRTVVVGAADTFRAAAVEQLATWAKRGGAEIVRPQQERQDPASVAFQTVERAQREGIEIAIIDTAGRLQTKSGLMDELGKIRRVIEKQTEIAEVLLVLDATTGQNGVAQAEAFIESAGVTGLVITKLDGSAKGGFVLAVQERTGIPIKLIGQGEGVNDLTGFTPHVFVQHLVG